GAAAAGTCCCGTGGTTACCCCTATATTGAGCAGGACATGGAAACCAAAAAGTGAGGCAATTCCATACCCAAGAAGCTGACCAAAGGGGTCCTTGATACGCTTGGCGATAAGAAAAGCCCGAAGAAAAATAAAAAGATACACACCAAGAAGTAAAAGTGCCACCACAAGCCCCATCTCTTCGGTGATAATCGCATAAATAAAATCGGTATGCGGTGTAGGAAGAGCCCCTATCTTTTGAGTGGAGTTTCCCAAACCCTTTCCAAACCAGCCAGCATTAGCAAAAGCCCGATACGACTGGATAAGATGATAGCCCTTGCCATAAGGGTCGTTCCAGGGATTGAGAAACGAAAGAACTCTCGCCTTGCGATAGGCTACTTTCACCACAAAAGCTACCAGAACAGGGAGGCTGAGAAGTGATACACTCAAAAGATGTTTAAGAGAGGCTCCTCCCACAAAAAACATCACCATCCCCACCATAAGCAAAAGAACCGCAATAGAAAATCCGGATTGCATCAAAATGATAAAAAACATCGCTGTCACAATCAAAAGAGGAGGAAGGAATCCAAAAGTAAAATCCCCTAATTTGCGCTGTTTCTTTGTCAGAATAAAAGAAAGATAAATCACCACAACAAGTTTTGCAAACTCTGCAGGATTCATATCAAAAAAACCCAAACTGATCCAGCGCCTCGCCCCTCCCCTGACACTCCCAAGCCCCGGCACAAACACCAACAAAAGAAGAAAAAACGTCAAAAATACGATGGGTTTTATCCATCGACGAAGCTCAGTGTATTCATACCGAGCCATAAAGATCATAACTCCAAACCCTAAAAGCACAAAAAACATCTGCTTCATCGCGTACGTATAGATATTACCCGTATAACGGAGGGAAAAATAGGAACTCGAGCTAAAGACAAACAGTATTCCCAGTACCATTAAAAAAAGAACAGCATACAAAAGTGACCTGTCTATCCTTGAGAGCAAATCTCCCCCCTAAAAACTATAAGCATAACTCAACGCTACACGATAAGGCTTAATAAGAGTTTCTCTGTACTGCCAGGAAGTAAAGTGTCCATCCTTACTCTCAAACTGAGGTTCGGTATACCACTGAAAAAGAAGTGTCAAACCATGTTGCCCAAACTCCATATACGCCAGAGGACCGAAAACCCATTCAGTAAAATCAGAAGCCCAGCCTTTATCCTTCATAGGAGAAACATCTTTTTTCGTGATTCGAGAAGTTGTCGACGCCAGAAAACCGACATTCTTTAACCAGAGAGGCATTTGATAAGCAAGAACCGTTGTAGTGAGATATTTCCAACCATTGTAATTCTGCCCTTTGTCAGCCTCATACAACCAGGGGGTTTCATCATCAGCACTACTGAGCATACGATAATTGAGCTTTTGCTCCGCATACACAAGTACATGACTCCAATCGCCAGGAATAATAGCTCCTGTATCAAACTGGAAAGCCCCCGATATCCAACCCTCCGCCACAACTCCACCAAAAGGCGTGGGAGTCTGGATATGATTGGTGTTCGTAAGCGGATTGAGCGCAAGTCCAACAAAATTTAAGAGTGTCCACCCTGTACCGATTTTCCCTCCGGCCGTAAAAACCAATACCGCCAGAGGAGAAATACTTACCTGTGCACCACCATTCACCGAGACAGGAGAGATTTCTCCAAACAATCTCCATGTCAAAGAGTTATCCTTCGTCAACAAGCCATTTCCCCGTAAAAAAGGAATCTTTTCTTCATGAGAAACAACCACCTTGGTTTCAAGACCGGGAAAATAAACCGCATTCAGCCATTGAATCTGATTTTTACTCTCACCTGCAAAAAAATACAACGGGAGAATCCAGAGTATCCATATTCTTTTCATAGAGTCCTCCTTATAAATAAATATTATTTTACCCTTTAGACATTTTTATTATAGAGAAAAAAAACAAAAAAAGACAAGCAAAAAGTTTGCTTTCTTGAGTTTTTTATTGTATAATAACCCTATATCTTTTTCTGGAAGGTAGTGTTATGGATTTCAAGGCGTACGTTCGCAACGTTCCGGATTTTCCTGTTCCGGGAATTCAATTCAAAGACCTCACCACCCTCTGGAAGGACAAAGAAGCTTTTCATAATAGTATAGAGGAACTTGTAAATCATTATAAGAACAAAAAAATAGACAAAGTTGTAGCTGCTGAATCCAGAGGTTTTATCATTGGAGCTCCCCTTGCCTATGCCCTTGGCGTAGGGTTTGTTCCTGTTCGTAAAGCAGGGAAACTTCCTGCAGAAAAGATATCAGAAAGTTATGCCCT
This sequence is a window from Thermospira aquatica. Protein-coding genes within it:
- a CDS encoding adenine phosphoribosyltransferase, translated to MDFKAYVRNVPDFPVPGIQFKDLTTLWKDKEAFHNSIEELVNHYKNKKIDKVVAAESRGFIIGAPLAYALGVGFVPVRKAGKLPAEKISESYALEYGVATLEIHKDAIYPGEQVLLVDDVLATGGTCQAIIRLVEALGGKVVECAFFVVLDALKGEEKLSCPVYTLMRY
- the ftsW gene encoding putative lipid II flippase FtsW — encoded protein: MLSRIDRSLLYAVLFLMVLGILFVFSSSSYFSLRYTGNIYTYAMKQMFFVLLGFGVMIFMARYEYTELRRWIKPIVFLTFFLLLLVFVPGLGSVRGGARRWISLGFFDMNPAEFAKLVVVIYLSFILTKKQRKLGDFTFGFLPPLLIVTAMFFIILMQSGFSIAVLLLMVGMVMFFVGGASLKHLLSVSLLSLPVLVAFVVKVAYRKARVLSFLNPWNDPYGKGYHLIQSYRAFANAGWFGKGLGNSTQKIGALPTPHTDFIYAIITEEMGLVVALLLLGVYLFIFLRAFLIAKRIKDPFGQLLGYGIASLFGFHVLLNIGVTTGLFPPTGVSLPFVSYGGSSLLMFSCAMGILLNLSAHGDEVHATVKEVQRNFDEAFD